CAATCAATGATTATTGTCGACTAAAATCTTTAGCTCTGTTTGGATCACTGGATGTAGCTATTGAGGCCTAGAATTCGGAATCGGTATCTTTCCCTTCAATTCCATTGTTTGGATGTCCATTGACTGAATTGATCTCTGGAACTGAGGTCGAATACTCGAATGGGAAATTCCCGTACACGCGCGTCGCACTCGCACTTCCCGCAATTCCGAGCTCCCGCGGACCCGCCCTCCGTCTCGGGCTGAATTCCCCCGCGtcccgcctccgcccgcgctACCCCTTCGTTTCTATCTCGGGACTCGGGAGCCAGGAGAGGGGCGACCGCCACAGCAGCTCCAGGAGGCGACCAGCGGGGCTCCTGACGGCGGTGCAGGTGAGTCCTCTCTCCCAGCCTCTTCCTCTCGTCCAGCTCCGCAGATCTGCGCCGCCCCTCGCTCCGGCCGTCCTCCGGCGAGCCCCCTCCCTACGGAATCCATCTCACCCCCATCCCCCACTTCTCCCCCTCGCGGTGAACGGCGGGGGCAGATCTGTGCCGCCCTCCGAGCGTCTTCAGTGAACCCACCTCCGGAGAGCCCATCTTCCCCCCACTCCGCCCCCCATCCCCTATCCCCTCTCCGATGGCGTGCTCCCTCTGGCTGCAGAGAGTTTCTTCTATGGCGTCCTCCCTTCCCCTTGCttgtaggattttttttattgttcatTAACCCTAGAATCCTATCTTGCAGGAATTTTTATTTGGAGATTTGTGTGATTGAAGCTACTGGTACTGGATAGCAGCCAAATTGAAGGTACTGGACATGGATAATCTCTTTGATGACTCAATTTTCTGCACATACGATTTTGTGATGAGTTTAATTTCTGCAAATACGAAAATTGTgattaattgttttttttgtatggCTTAAGTTCTCATAGTACTGTTCTTACAAGTGTTTCttacaaatttgaaatttgcaTTGTAGCTTAATCATGTCAGAATTAGAGTTGGTTTCTTACAtaactgaagaaaacaaaagaagaaagagaagaaggattGTACTATTGTCAGAGTTATATTTTGAATCAGTTCTTCTTGGGATAGCATATCTCAGTTCACAACAGGGACCAAGGAATTTAGAGTGCTTTAGTGATGATGAGCGCAGACATGCTCTTCGGAAGTATTTGCTGAAACAAAAGTATGATGAGCCGCGTTTAGCTAAAAGAAACTTCAATGATTTGTGCACCATGGGAGATGCCATTCTTTGCATGCTTGGAGATATTAAGACCTCAATCAGTGTTGCTGTGAAGTCCACCGAGCCACTACCACTGCCCAAGGTTACTCCTCCTGCTGAAATCCTTGCTGCACTTGAATTGATACCAGATTTGTCTCGATGTGATAAGTTGAGATCTTATGGGAAGCTCATCCTCAGTGAACGCTTATTCCAAGCGCTTATGGAGCTCCCCATGGCCTTGAAGAAGCAATTTCTATTGATGTTGAATGAGAAGGATAACTCTTAATGGAGTTTACATGTGCTTTTTGTTACTATAATAGTTAAGAACTTGCTGTCCTAGTTACTATCTAGTTATTATGATGGATCAAGACTTCCATGTGTGCTTGCTGTTGTGATGGAGAGAGACTTTCATTTGTGCGTGCTAGTTTTATTGTGTGTTGTGTGCTAGATGGCGAAAGTTTTATGTGCTGTCATGTGTGATTGATGGAGAAATCTAGATGTGTGCTCGATGAAGAATTCTTTTCACCTTCTTTTTGTTACAATACTACTACTGTACTGACATGTTTTATTAcaatattttcattttgtttgttaGTAAAATGGCAGGAGTATCTAATCAATGTATACAACATTCTACAATGCTCAAACTTTACGATTCAACTACCAATTCCATGCACATCCCAACAACAACATTGTATTGAAGCCAATTTCCAATTCCACGGCCAATTCAATTCCTGCAATCGAATACTTGCTTCCAAACAGAGCGTTAAGTTTAATCAAACGGAACGTCATTTTTAATGTTAAAAAGAAGTCAAAGCCACCGTGACGAGCAGTTGGAAGGCGCGTGGAAAACTGGCCAAAAACGTTGATATCATCGCCGGCATACGGCTGAGTATACCTCTTCTACCCTTTGCTCCCTCTGTAAactgcccccccccccaccaccactTCGAGTCCATCGCGTGCGCTGCGCTGCGCGCCAGGCTACACAAGGCTTGCGTAATCCGGCGTCCGATTCGCCGGCCACGATGCAGAGCTCGCTGGCGAGGCCGTTGGGTCCGCCGATTCGGCCCGGCGGCGCGAACCCCGGCCATCGTGATCGGCCCGGTTCAGTCTCCGTGTCCCAGTGCCGCGCcgaggccgcgccgccggtgtCTGTGGGTAGGACGGGGCCATACACCGGGCGGGACCCGGAGGTGAAGAAGCCGGCGTGGCTGCGGCAGAGGGCGGCGCAGGGGGAGAAGTACGCGAGGCTGCGGGAGTCGCTGGGCGAGCTCAAGCTCAACACCGTCTGCGTCGAGGCCCAGTGCCCCAACATCGGCGAGGTATACACACAAATACGAGTCGCACATCAATGTTCCCCTCGTGTGATTCGATCAAACATGCCTGTTATAGTATGATCAGCACGAGGAATTTCTGCATGACAAGTGTTTGCGCTTGGTGTTGGGCTTAACGAAATCTGTTGCTTTGGTGGCGTAGTGTTGGAACGGAGGCGGAGGGGCGGGCGGGGAAGGGGATGGCATTGCCACGGCCACTATCATGGTGCTCGGCGATACTTGCACGCGCGGCTGTCGATTCTGCGCCGTGAAGACTAGCAACaagcctccgccgccggatccCATGGAACCTCTTAATACGGCCTTGGCCGTCGCAAGCTGGGGGTATGATATCTGGAACTTCTGCTGGTTGCTCAACAGATTTGCCACTATTAGCTTCTCATTTATGAGTGACTATTAGTCGAATGACAGTAGGACAAAAAAGGGAAATAATGGTGCAAATATGAGCTTCTGATGTAAACTAATGCAAATACGCCTATTTTTTCTGACAAATGTTGTTCTTTTCAGAGTAGACTATGTTGTGCTGACCAGTGTTGATAGAGATGACTTACCTGATGGTGGAAGTGGCCATTTTGCTCAGACAGTTAGGGCTTTGAAGGTTATTCAACATGTACTTTATTCCTGTGTCTTTGAAGTTTGCCTTTGGTCACCATTGTGTGCTAAAGATTTCTGGACTTACTATTCAGGAGCTCAAACCTGGGATATTGGTGGAATGCCTAACCTCAGATTTTCGAGGTGATCTGGAGGCTGTTTCCTCTTTAGCGGATTCTGGTCTCGATGTCTTTGCCCACAACATTGAAACTGTGAGGAGTCTGCAGAGAATTGTGAGGGATCCCCGAGCAGGGTAATATGATACGACGATTTTGGTGCATAATATTGTATGTTAAACTATTGCGAAGTTTTAAGTTTGAAGTGCCAATAACTGAATTTTTCTGATTCATTGACCCTGTTAGACTACTGGTCATCGTCAATTCCAAAACAGCTAAAGTACAAATGATCACTAGTTCCAGTTTGTTACCTGTTTACAGTCCACTCTGATATTCTCTTCAAAGGTATACAGTGGCTAGAGATTTGATACACTGTATAAGACCCACATAGAAAATTGATGGATAAAATTTTATTTGTGTTCTCTTGTTTACATGAATAATATGCTGAGTCTTGGCTGAAACTAAGCTAACAATGTAGCAAAGAGaaacacatattttattttttcttatcCAATCATGCAATGTATTCTACAACATACTATACAGACATCAGGCCACCGATGTGTTTTAGTCTGGATGAtatatctcaaatttgtcgcCTGAGAAACTGTAGATCTAATTTCAGTTCTCTACAGTTGACAAACTGTTGCAGCAGAATCCATGAGCAAAGTGTGGGATGTTAAATTACAATATACAGACTTCTATTTTGAGAGACCTAAATTAGTTTAAGTCAAAGACAGAGTCTTACTGTTGATTTGATTAGTGAGATGCTATAGTTATATTACTTTATAATGTTGGTCAGGTCTTGGATTTGGTATCCTTTTAGCTGGCAATTACCATTCCTTTAGGATCTGGGTGCTTAAGTTTGTGTAATGTGATGTATTTTATTTGAGTGCTAGAATTTGCATACATATTGATATAAAGGCTAATGATGGTGTCAAGTACATAACTTAATatattctttctttctatATCCAGTTAACTCTTGTATCCATGTTTTTTCTCATGGTATCTCTTATCACCTCTCATTTTTACAGATATGAACAGAGCTTAGCTGTTCTGAATCACGCAAAAAGTTGCAAGGAGAACATGATAACCAAGTCTTCCATCATGCTTGGTCTTGGCGAAACTGATGAGGAGGTGAAACAAGCCATGATTGACTTAAGGGCCATTGGTGTTGATATCCTCACATTGGGCCAGTATTTGCAGGTTAGCCCAGTACCCGCATTTAACTTTGGTCAGCATATCCTTCAATCGTTTCTTCCTTCTTATAAACCAAACTATTTGATGCTACAGCCAACAGAAAAGCATTTGACAGTAAGAGAGTATGTGACTCCTGAAAAGTTCCAGTTCTGGAAGGAGTGTGGTGAATCGATGGGTTTTCGTTATGTTGCTAGTGGACCTCTGGTAAGCGCTACATTTTGTTGGCTGCTCCCTTGTACCACTGTCTGAAATAAATTCTACTGCGATGCATAATTAAAGTTCTGGAAATAATagattgcccatgctataaaaTTAATCAAGATCTAGAGTTTGTGGTCCTATTGCTAGTTGTCCCATCCAGTACTAGAATAGCATGCAGCTTGATACTTGGTCATATCAGTAACTTAAGTTAAAGACCCATAAACATCTGTTACATAGTTTATGAGTCTGACACAAGGGAAAAAAAGGTGAGCTGGAGGGCTACAGCCACTGGCATGCAGCATACCAACCATGCAACACAATGTTCGAAAGCCTTGCATTATGTTTACCAAACATACAAATGTAGCCCCAGCACTGTACATCATAAATTGACCCAGCGTGAGTTTACATCAGTGATTTTCATGAACTCACTTCCGCTATTGTGTGATTTTTATCAGGTTCGGTCTTCATACCGTGCAGGAGAGCTTTTTGTTGAGAATTTGATCAGAAATAAGAAATCTAAGCCCGCACCTGCCTCTTAACTGAGACATGTCTACATGCAAAAGCAATCCATCGGTTCTGCTTTGTATGTTCAGAGCAGTACAACAAAAGGAGGGCGACATAATCATATTCGCCTGAAAACTTATCACCTGCTTTTCATTTTTGGAGATGCGGCATAGTACGCGCTACTGATCTTTACAGTAGATGTCCATGTTGGATACAGAAAATTGGAGGGGAGtagcattttttgtttgtatcATTACTACTTTTATAAGAATATACGAAAAGCTGTTCATGAGGAGTCCATAAGAAGTATGAACCTGTCCCTCTGTCGTTTGATTATACAACGCTTCAGCCGTCATTTACCAGATGGTGCAGGGTCCGTTTTGCTCAGACAGTGACAGCCTTGAAGGTTATTACTCTGCTCCTAAACCATACCATGCAATTAGCAAGACTATGTAGATATCTACGAATATGAGCGTCTGAAACTGAATCTTGGTGGCTGGAGTTATGCACATTGGGGCGGAGCAGTGCACACTGCAAAGGGCCAGTATCATCCTGCTGCAGGAAGTCAATGGCGGCGCATATATTCGGAAGCTGCGGTGTTGTCGTAATCGCCGAATTCACGTCGCCGTTGGGAAAATATGACTTTTGAGACGGCGACATTGACAAGATTCATCGTTGAAGCTTTGCCTCTCATGGAGAAGCTGACACGCTTGACTCCCCCTCTCGGCAAGCGTGACCCTGCGGAATCCAGTCTTTTCTTTACACGCTGGAACCCATTCAAGATTGGGAACCGCCCTGCATTGGCTTGCTGCACAGGCCACTCTGGCACTGGCGGTACTGTAACCTACATTGAGCACGACAGACCAAGTTTTATAAAACCTAGCTAGCTGCCGTGGGGAAAGATTTGAAGGAAGATATTTTTCGACGTAGTGGTAGAGGACGAGTTAAGGGAGAGGAAATGGCACATTCAATCTATTGGGCAAAACACCAGCTCTACGAATTCTTTGCAGATTTCACCGTATAGTGGACTAATCCGTTGCGCATAAGTCCTAATAGAGTATTAGGCGAGTTAACCACGTTTCTGACCTGTGGGCCTCACATGTCAGCGTCAACATGGACCAATCCCTTTGCCGCGGTGGAGCAGGTCAGGTCCGAAGCCAACCGATTAAATGGAAATCAcgcccttttgcaaaaatttaACATGGTGTGTTtgtattttgagaaaaaagtTGACTACAAGAACTAGATCTCTGCATATATTTGAAT
The Brachypodium distachyon strain Bd21 chromosome 2, Brachypodium_distachyon_v3.0, whole genome shotgun sequence genome window above contains:
- the LOC100838790 gene encoding lipoyl synthase 1, chloroplastic — protein: MQSSLARPLGPPIRPGGANPGHRDRPGSVSVSQCRAEAAPPVSVGRTGPYTGRDPEVKKPAWLRQRAAQGEKYARLRESLGELKLNTVCVEAQCPNIGECWNGGGGAGGEGDGIATATIMVLGDTCTRGCRFCAVKTSNKPPPPDPMEPLNTALAVASWGVDYVVLTSVDRDDLPDGGSGHFAQTVRALKELKPGILVECLTSDFRGDLEAVSSLADSGLDVFAHNIETVRSLQRIVRDPRAGYEQSLAVLNHAKSCKENMITKSSIMLGLGETDEEVKQAMIDLRAIGVDILTLGQYLQPTEKHLTVREYVTPEKFQFWKECGESMGFRYVASGPLVRSSYRAGELFVENLIRNKKSKPAPAS